A window of candidate division KSB1 bacterium genomic DNA:
CCTCATCAGAAAAGGGATGTCTGTTTATAACAGCGTGTTTGTATTTTGTTTTGTTCTGTTATTTGTTCTTTAAATCTTGCTTCTGTTAAAGTAAGAAAAGAGTTACTATGCCTAAGTTTTGCTGGCATCTGATAAAATTCCTTGACTTTTTACATAACAGCCTTTCGACCTTGCTCAAGATAAACTCCGTCGAAGGGCTTCGTCGAAATGACATTCTGTTAATTTTTCAGAGTTACTATTACTTTTTCCTTAAAAAACCCAATATCCACCAACCTATCGAAACTACAAGTCCCGGGTACATGGGTTCAATTCCCAGGACATAAACGGGTTGGTTGGCAACGGCCATAACATATCCTGAAATCAACCAAAAGATAGAAACCACACTCGTCGTTACCATCATTCTGAATGTAGATTCTGCGCTCAACTTCAACCGTGGGAAAAAGCTGGTCCAGATCGGAATCAAAAGAACCGGAATAGCGACCGAACCCAAAATATACCAAATATCGATGACGGATTGAAATCCAATTGCGAGAAAAATAGAAAGAACCAGGCTGGCCAGCAAACCCCAACGGGTGAATAGTATGATTTTTTTTGGATTATCTTTGCTGCCGCGTAATCGCCAGATAAAATCCCGCCCCAGGGTGATCGCAGAAAGAAAGGAATAACTATCCAGGGAAGACATAATGATCGCCAACATTCCAACCAGGAAAATTCCCTTTATTCCGACCGGTAAAACCAGCTCACCCAACAACGGAAATGCCATGACCGGATCGATACCTTCCAAGGCGAATCGTGCATAAAATCCGGCGGAAAGTGTCATCATATCAAACACAAACCAGAAACCTATAGCGGTAAGAATTCCCTTTCTGGCAATGTTTTCATTTTTCGCAGCGGAACAGCGTTGGTAAAAAGAAGGACTGACGATTGTCCAAAGTGCGATGATCACCCAGGCTCCTATTTTCTGAATGGATAATTTACCAACCAGGCTAGTATGGCCGGCCGGTAATTGCGGCAGAAGTTCAAATAGATTGCCAAGTTTAGCCCAGGCAAATGGCAGCAAAATACCAAAACCGGCAAACATCAGAAAAAATTGCAGGATGTCCGTTCTCACGACAGCGCGAAAGCCACCAAACATAACGTAAATTGTCGAGAATAAAGCGCCAACTAGAATTGAAACAGTTATCGACCAGCCAAAAACCAGGTGGATCAAAACGCCGACCATTAACACATAAGGAGCGGGGGAGACCAATATAAATGTAAAGAAACTACCAAGCAATCCTGTTGATTTATTGTAGCTGGCATAAAGTTGGTCCGGCAGCGTATAATGCTGGTTACGATGAATTTTGGGCGCTAAATACAGTGCATAGAGCAATGCGAAGACATAATAAAAAAAGCCCTGGGTGAACCAGCTTACCAGGCCGAATTGATAGGTAAACTCGCCAACCCCAAGAATCCCCCCGTAAAACGTGGAAACCAATGTGGCGACAAAAGCGCCCAAACTGAGTTTGCGACCGGCGATGAGAAAATCGTCGTTGCTTTTTTGTTTGGGTGATTTAAAAATGCCCAGTACGATTAAACCAATGAAATACAGGAGAACAAAAAAGACATCCCAAAAATGAAGTTCAAATTGCATAATAGAATTTTAATGTAACTTTGTTCTAATCACAATAGTAGATTTAAGATATGAATACTCTAGAAATTTACTGTATCATAACTACTTTTGAGACGTAAACAAATT
This region includes:
- a CDS encoding sodium:solute symporter family protein — its product is MQFELHFWDVFFVLLYFIGLIVLGIFKSPKQKSNDDFLIAGRKLSLGAFVATLVSTFYGGILGVGEFTYQFGLVSWFTQGFFYYVFALLYALYLAPKIHRNQHYTLPDQLYASYNKSTGLLGSFFTFILVSPAPYVLMVGVLIHLVFGWSITVSILVGALFSTIYVMFGGFRAVVRTDILQFFLMFAGFGILLPFAWAKLGNLFELLPQLPAGHTSLVGKLSIQKIGAWVIIALWTIVSPSFYQRCSAAKNENIARKGILTAIGFWFVFDMMTLSAGFYARFALEGIDPVMAFPLLGELVLPVGIKGIFLVGMLAIIMSSLDSYSFLSAITLGRDFIWRLRGSKDNPKKIILFTRWGLLASLVLSIFLAIGFQSVIDIWYILGSVAIPVLLIPIWTSFFPRLKLSAESTFRMMVTTSVVSIFWLISGYVMAVANQPVYVLGIEPMYPGLVVSIGWWILGFLRKK